In a single window of the Centroberyx gerrardi isolate f3 chromosome 17, fCenGer3.hap1.cur.20231027, whole genome shotgun sequence genome:
- the pacs2 gene encoding phosphofurin acidic cluster sorting protein 2, translated as MAERSGRLSFPGSGALNRPVPMNLFATWEIDGSSPNCIPRLCSLTLKKLVVMRELDKELISVVIAVKIQGSKRILRSHEIVLPPSGSVETDLALTFSLQYPHFLKREGNKLQIMLQRRKRYKNRTILGYKTLAVGSIDMAEVMQHPTEGGQVLPLCSNQKDMLGKVAEIWIFSLSSQPIDHEEAALQGGQKIKCTDNYSEEEYESFSSEQEASDDAVQGQDLEDDEYDVRKPKKQRRSIVRTASITRQQNFKQRVVALLKRFRVSDEVLDSEQDPAEPPPEVEEDLDLESLDFENPSDSGPELDDDDSVLSTPKPKLKPYFEGLSLSSSQTEIGSIHSSRSHREPPSPIDPDKAKCGGADNVSDNVSFEQPEAVTPTTELEMDNMDTFLERLPPSGKMTKTESLIISSNRQEPKLAGRRGRSTSLKERQPSRPQNERANSLDNERSLDTRCHLQIPRKTVYDQLNHILVSDDHLPDSIILINTSDWQGQYLSDILQNHHLPVVCTCTTADIQAAFNTIVSRIQRFCNCNSQTPIPIKIAVAGAQHYLSAVLRLFVDHLSHKTPDWLGYMRFLIIPLGTHPVSKYLGTIDYRYNSLFQDAAWRDLFHKPEAPVVVQENPDVVSRVTQYMVGANGAHQLPIAEAMLTYKQKSPDEDSCQKFIPFIGMVKVGIVEQTSATSGDSDDAAPMGSLLLSSTPPQVSPAFKEASPTPPSSPSVNTGLSAYSSGGQVELMGLQVDYWVAPTERKKDMEKRDSSSKNTLKCTFRSLQVSRLPLGGAEGGTLPTMSMTVVTKEKNKKVMFLPKKSKDKEVESKSQVIEGISRLICTAKHQQTMLRVLIDGVEWNDVKFFQLAAQWSSHVKHFPIGIFGHTKGPY; from the exons ATTGTGCAGTCTGACTTTGAAGAAGCTGGTTGTGATGAGAGAGCTTGATAAAGAGCTAATCTCTGTGGTCATCGCGGTTAAAATCCAG GGCTCCAAAAGGATCCTGAGGTCCCATGAGATAGTGCTGCCACCTAGTGGATCTGTCGAGACCGATCTGGCGCTCACCTTTTCACTGCAG TACCCGCACTTCTTAAAACGAGAAGGAAACAAGCTGCAGATCATGCTCCAGAGGCGGAAGAGATACAAGAACCGAACTATCCTGGGCTACAAGACCCTCGCAGTGGGATCTATTGATATGGCTGAG GTGATGCAGCACCCCACAGAGGGGGGGCAGGTTCTGCCTCTGTGCAGCAACCAGAAAGACATGCTGGGCAAGGTGGCAGAGATCTGGATCTTCTCCTTGTCCAGTCAGCCGATAGACCACGAGGAGGCGGCCCTGCAGGGGGGGCAGAAGATCAAATGCACTG aTAACTACTCAGAGGAGGAGTACGAGAGCTTCTCCTCGGAGCAGGAGGCCAGCGATGACGCCGTGCAGGGCCAG GATCTCGAGGATGACGAGTACGACGTGCGAAAGCCAAAGAAGCAGAGGAGGTCGATTGTCAGGACCGCCTCCATCACCAGA CAGCAGAACTTTAAGCAGCGAGTGGTGGCTCTTCTGAAGCGGTTCAGAGTATCAGATGAG gtgctGGACTCGGAGCAGGACCCTGCGGAGCCGCCTCCTGAGGTGGAGGaggacctggacctggagagTCTGGACTTTGAGAACCCCAGCGACAGCGGGCCGGAGCTGGATGACGATGACAGCGTCCTCAGCACACCAAAACCCAAACTCAA GCCATATTTCGAgggcctctccctctccagctcccAAACTGAGATCGGCAGCATCCACAGCAGCCGGAGCCACAGGGAGCCGCCCAGCCCG ATTGACCCAGACAAAGCCAAGTGCGGTGGGGCTGACAACGTGTCTGATAATGTCTCCTTT gAGCAGCCGGAGGCGGTGACTCCCACCACAGAGCTGGAGATGGACAACATGGACACATTTTTAGAGCGGCTGCCCCCGAGCGGCAAGATGACCAAGACCGAGTCCCTCATCATTTCATCCAAtag GCAGGAACCTAAACTGGCTGGAAGGCGAGGCCGGAGCACGTCGCTGAAGGAGCGGCAGCCCAGCAGGCCGCAGAACGAGAGGGCCAACAGCCTGGACAACGAGCGCTCCCTGGACACACGCTGCCACCTACAG ATCCCAAGGAAGACTGTGTACGACCAGCTAAACCACATCCTGGTGTCTGACGACCACCTTCCTGACAGCATCATCCTCATCAACACGTCAGACTGGCAGGGCCAG taTCTTTCAGATATCCTGCAAAACCACCATCTGCCTGTGGTCTGCACCTGCACTACAGCCGACATCCAGGCTGCGTTCAACACCATCGTCTCGCGCATCCAGAGATT TTGTAACTGTAACTCCCAGACGCCCATCCCCATAAAGATAGCGGTGGCCGGGGCGCAGCACTACCTCAGTGCCGTCCTGAGGCTTTTTGTGGACCACCTTTCCCACAAGACCCCTGACTGGCTGGGCTACATGAGGTTCCTTATCATCCCTCTAG GAACCCATCCAGTCTCCAAATATCTCGGCACTATTGACTATCGATACAACAGTTTATTCCAAGATGCTGCTTGGAGGGATCTGTTTCACAAGCCGGAGGCCCCGGTCGTTG TCCAGGAGAACCCAGACGTGGTGTCGAGGGTAACACAATACATGGTGGGGGCCAACGGAGCTCACCAGCTCCCCATCGCAGAGGCCATGCTCACCTATAAACAGAAGAG CCCCGATGAGGACTCATGTCAGAAATTCATCCCTTTCATTGGG ATGGTGAAAGTTGGCATCGTGGAGCAGACATCTGCAACGTCAG GAGACTCTGATGATGCAGCACCCATGGGctcactgctgctctcctccactcctccccaaGTGTCACCTGCATTCAAAGAAGCGTcgcccacccctccctcctctccctccgtcaACACCGGTCTCAGCGCTTACAG TTCTGGTGGCCAGGTGGAGCTGATGGGGCTGCAGGTGGACTACTGGGTGGCTCCGAcggaaaggaagaaagacatGGAGAAGCGGGACTCCTCCTCCAAAAACACTCTGAAGTGCACCTTCCGCTCGCTGCAGGTCAGCCGGCTGCCGCTGGGGGGCGCGGAGGGGGGAACCCTGCCCACCATGTCCATGACGGTGGTGACCAAGGAGAAGAATAAGAAGG TCATGTTCCTGCCAAAAAAGAGCAAAGACAAGGAGGTGGAGTCGAAGAGTCAAGTGATCGAGGGCATCAGCCGGCTCATCTGCACTGCCAAGCACCAGCAGACCATGCTGAGAG TGCTGATTGACGGCGTCGAGTGGAACGACGTCAAGTTTTTCCAGCTGGCGGCACAGTGGTCCTCACACGTCAAACACTTCCCTATAGGGATCTTCGGACACACAAAAGGCCCGTACTAG